The sequence below is a genomic window from Planctomycetota bacterium.
ACGCTCCCCGTCGCCGTGCCCGCCGCGTTTGGCGCCGCCGACCAGCCGCTGCCTGCCGTCGGCCTCGGGCTGTGGAAGATCGACCGGGCGACGGTCGGCGATCTCGTTCACGAGGCGATCCGCGTCGGCTATCGCCATCTCGACAGTGCCTGCGACTACGGCAACGAAGCCGAGGTCGGGGAAGGCATCGAGCGCGCCCTGCGCGACCGGCTCTGCCGGCGCGACGAACTGTGGGTGACCTCCAAACTCTGGAACACGTTTCACCACCCGGATCACGTGCGCCCGGCGCTCGAGCGCACGCTCCGCGATCTCCGCCTCGACCACCTCGACCTGTACCTCGTCCATTTCCCGATCGCGCTGGACTTCGTGCCGTTCGCCACGCGCTACCCGCCGGGCTGGTTCTTCGACCCGGCCGCCCCCCGGCCGGTGATGCGCCCGGCCCGCGTGCCGCTGGCCGACACCTGGGGGGCGATGGAGCGCCTCGTCGACGGCGGCCTCGTCCGCCGCATCGGCGTGTGCAACTACGGCGTCGGTCTCCTCCGCGAATGTCTCGCGACGGCGCGGATCGCCCCCGCCGTCCTCCAGGTCGAGCTCCATCCGCTGCTCGCGCAGCCGAAGCTGCTGCGCTTCTGCCACGA
It includes:
- a CDS encoding aldo/keto reductase, yielding MPSTTLPVAVPAAFGAADQPLPAVGLGLWKIDRATVGDLVHEAIRVGYRHLDSACDYGNEAEVGEGIERALRDRLCRRDELWVTSKLWNTFHHPDHVRPALERTLRDLRLDHLDLYLVHFPIALDFVPFATRYPPGWFFDPAAPRPVMRPARVPLADTWGAMERLVDGGLVRRIGVCNYGVGLLRECLATARIAPAVLQVELHPLLAQPKLLRFCHEAGIAVTAFSPLGAPSYVPLGMATDADSLLGHPTVTAIAARAGRTPAQILLRWGVQRGTAVIPKTSRPQRLAENLALFDFSLAAADMAALDGLDRGQRFNDPGVFCERAFNTFFPIYE